From Oceanipulchritudo coccoides, the proteins below share one genomic window:
- a CDS encoding TonB-dependent receptor yields the protein MKIQEAFLKVFVLLVVFATPLFSQSVTSSGIGGVVRSSSGDLANNVSVQALHVPSGSRFTTTTNSEGRYNIGGMRVGGPYRITFTAPNGDQSVVDNISLSLQQQRILNTRVRPSGDIFELDAFEVTANEFSSTFNENKQGSSTIINAESISRIPTVSRSINDIVRLDPRMASYDEDSGTLSAGGKNTRYNSLLIDGVPTNDSFGLSDSGLPALKQPFSLEGIAEVSVQLSPYSVENAGFTGAAISAVTKSGTNTFKGSVFGFYRNESMVGELEDLYWVNRNKTLPEGTEEETIVPIDNFEEYTAGFTVGGPIIKDKLFFFALYETVEETVTQDPGTWFPTQEQLDRISFMIDEVYQFDPGVLTEPDSLTRVDDKYLLKLDWNISDKHRLTTRYQLTEGEDPNYPDSGFNSVAFTSHNYIQNFELKDYAVELFSNWSSTFQTEILASFKEYNQFRALVTDPLPEIQISSVDGIDGDPGSVWIGAEGNSQANNLNVETTTVRSKISWLIGDHSIKAGIQYENFANVNEFIPNRFGRWFFRNGVQSFENADNPGNVENYSLTLPAPGQSGIAEWEMSIVSAFIEDNWKATEDLTLNFGLRIDFPVLDDVPTLARSSSEGTFEEVFGYTNQNTLDGNYVIQPRVGFNYAFDEDRTVQLRGGAGLFFGTAPHVWISSIYVNNGNSQESYYASVQQTPAFSADPNNPPIPDAVNARVNVDLVDEDFEMPSEWKSNLALDVQIMDNMVFTLDAAVSWTNKDIHYVHENLKRASNFLNPDGFIADGRTEYDNAQARSREAGYRDVIRLTNTEKGYSRQVTTRLEGRAFENLSYNLGYTYTRAKNVNDGLASTAYSNWTNNVGFNPNDEILGRSRYETTHRMVASATYSHKWSEKHMTIFSMFYDGRTGRPFSFVMGDGGPTDINNDGNTSNDLFYVPTGVDDPLIVWGGNNSEENLALAAEWMAGIEKIDGLGKYKGEVVPRNSGTSPWIHQFDIGITHQITLFNDHKLELIFAIENFGNLLNDQWGLERRINGSGGNLPIITVNNTTRLVDGERRPVYAYYPNLDNLSEKEWYQTRTFSSRWAMQLGVRYSF from the coding sequence ATGAAAATTCAGGAAGCTTTTCTCAAGGTCTTTGTGCTCCTTGTTGTCTTTGCCACCCCGTTGTTTAGTCAGAGCGTGACTTCCTCCGGCATTGGCGGCGTTGTCAGATCCTCATCGGGTGATCTGGCGAATAATGTATCTGTTCAGGCACTACACGTGCCCTCGGGTAGTCGCTTTACGACGACCACCAACTCCGAAGGTCGTTACAATATCGGTGGTATGCGTGTAGGGGGTCCTTACCGGATCACCTTCACCGCCCCCAATGGGGATCAATCCGTCGTGGATAACATCTCCCTGAGCCTTCAGCAGCAGAGAATCCTCAATACGCGTGTCCGCCCCTCTGGCGATATATTCGAGCTTGATGCCTTTGAAGTGACCGCCAATGAATTTTCCTCGACCTTTAACGAGAACAAGCAGGGATCGAGCACGATTATCAACGCTGAAAGCATTAGCCGGATTCCTACGGTCAGTCGCAGCATCAATGACATCGTTCGCCTGGATCCAAGAATGGCGTCCTACGACGAAGATAGCGGGACGCTTTCCGCAGGCGGTAAAAACACCCGTTATAACTCCCTGCTCATTGATGGGGTGCCCACGAATGATTCCTTCGGCCTGTCAGACAGCGGCCTTCCTGCTTTGAAGCAGCCGTTTTCCCTCGAGGGAATTGCTGAAGTGAGCGTCCAACTGTCTCCTTACTCAGTCGAAAACGCGGGCTTTACCGGTGCGGCGATCTCGGCTGTGACCAAAAGCGGCACGAATACATTCAAAGGCTCGGTTTTTGGATTCTACCGGAATGAATCGATGGTCGGTGAGCTGGAGGATCTTTACTGGGTCAATCGCAACAAGACGCTTCCTGAAGGAACAGAGGAAGAGACGATCGTCCCGATTGACAATTTCGAAGAATATACAGCAGGTTTCACGGTTGGTGGTCCCATCATCAAGGATAAGCTATTCTTCTTCGCACTTTATGAAACGGTTGAGGAAACCGTTACACAGGATCCGGGGACATGGTTTCCAACTCAGGAGCAATTAGACCGTATTTCGTTCATGATTGATGAAGTGTATCAATTTGACCCCGGCGTCCTCACGGAACCTGATTCACTCACGCGGGTGGATGATAAATACCTTCTCAAGCTCGACTGGAATATTTCTGACAAGCATCGTCTGACCACCCGTTACCAACTGACAGAAGGCGAAGATCCAAATTATCCAGACAGTGGCTTTAACAGCGTGGCCTTCACGAGCCATAATTATATCCAGAATTTCGAACTGAAGGATTACGCCGTTGAATTATTCTCAAATTGGTCTTCCACCTTCCAAACGGAAATTCTGGCCTCCTTCAAGGAGTACAATCAGTTTCGCGCGCTTGTCACAGATCCGCTTCCCGAAATACAAATCTCCTCGGTCGATGGCATCGATGGGGATCCGGGTTCAGTTTGGATCGGAGCCGAAGGTAACAGCCAGGCAAATAACCTGAATGTTGAGACAACCACCGTTCGTTCGAAGATCTCATGGCTCATCGGCGATCACTCAATCAAGGCCGGCATCCAGTATGAGAATTTTGCCAATGTTAATGAATTCATCCCGAATCGCTTTGGCCGCTGGTTTTTCCGCAATGGTGTTCAGTCTTTTGAGAACGCAGACAATCCGGGCAACGTGGAAAACTACAGCCTGACGCTTCCCGCTCCGGGACAGAGCGGTATTGCTGAATGGGAAATGTCGATCGTGTCTGCTTTCATTGAAGACAACTGGAAGGCGACAGAGGATTTAACACTCAATTTCGGCTTGAGGATAGATTTTCCTGTTCTTGATGACGTTCCCACATTGGCTAGGTCTTCCTCAGAAGGAACATTTGAAGAGGTTTTTGGCTATACAAATCAAAATACTTTGGATGGGAATTATGTCATCCAGCCACGCGTTGGCTTCAATTACGCTTTTGATGAAGATCGTACAGTCCAGTTGCGGGGTGGGGCAGGTCTCTTTTTTGGTACAGCTCCACACGTCTGGATTTCATCGATTTACGTGAACAACGGGAATTCTCAGGAGAGTTATTACGCCTCCGTTCAACAAACCCCGGCCTTTTCCGCGGACCCGAATAATCCGCCCATTCCTGATGCGGTCAATGCGCGCGTAAATGTTGATCTCGTAGACGAAGACTTTGAGATGCCAAGCGAGTGGAAATCCAACCTCGCGCTCGATGTGCAGATCATGGACAACATGGTCTTTACGCTCGATGCCGCAGTGTCCTGGACGAATAAGGACATTCATTACGTCCACGAAAACTTGAAGCGTGCTTCGAATTTCCTGAATCCCGACGGTTTCATCGCTGACGGCCGCACGGAATACGACAATGCCCAGGCGCGCTCACGCGAAGCTGGCTACCGGGATGTGATCCGGCTCACGAATACCGAAAAGGGTTATTCTCGCCAAGTAACGACCCGTTTGGAAGGGCGCGCATTCGAAAACCTCAGTTACAATCTAGGTTATACCTACACGCGGGCAAAGAATGTGAATGACGGTCTCGCCTCGACTGCATATTCCAACTGGACTAACAATGTTGGCTTTAACCCCAATGATGAAATCCTTGGCCGTAGTCGCTATGAAACGACTCATCGCATGGTGGCCAGTGCAACCTACTCGCACAAGTGGTCGGAGAAACACATGACCATTTTCTCGATGTTCTATGACGGTCGCACGGGCCGACCCTTCTCTTTTGTCATGGGCGATGGAGGACCCACGGATATCAATAACGACGGCAATACCTCAAATGACCTGTTCTATGTCCCAACTGGCGTTGACGATCCGCTCATTGTCTGGGGCGGGAACAATAGTGAGGAAAATCTTGCCCTCGCTGCTGAGTGGATGGCCGGCATCGAGAAGATTGACGGGCTGGGCAAATACAAAGGCGAGGTCGTTCCCCGCAACAGCGGGACATCGCCATGGATTCACCAGTTTGATATCGGAATTACTCACCAGATCACGCTCTTTAATGACCATAAGCTCGAGCTGATTTTTGCCATCGAAAACTTTGGCAACCTCCTCAATGATCAGTGGGGTCTTGAGCGACGCATTAATGGCAGTGGAGGCAACCTTCCGATCATTACCGTAAACAATACAACCCGTCTCGTTGATGGTGAGCGCCGTCCCGTTTATGCCTATTATCCAAACCTGGACAATCTCTCAGAGAAGGAATGGTACCAGACGCGGACATTCTCCTCGCGCTGGGCCATGCAGCTTGGCGTGCGATACAGTTTTTAA
- a CDS encoding choice-of-anchor J domain-containing protein, with product MISRKSIITLGALAFSAYSVQGLVLNEIRTDQPDNPDDEEFVEIKGTPGESLDDVWFIYIGDHSGDGAFKGSGVVERALDLTGYVIPADGIFLMIGPAFDGTTMGIDASQVDYVSDVFGNALENSDNVTAMLVRGWTEGEILVFDDQLGNAAIDIDDDDDGTPNAVLPWTEVIDAVSLVETVNGGEFYYGEAFGGTNLGPDNGGFVPSHAFLTSDTEEWTIGAYVLFEEDSNGNVIGLNPDASDTPGTENPIAPPASFPPSIEGISATFASVGDEVTVTGQNLATATAVTIGGVNASFVVNGDALVVTVPEGAVTGEVTVTNPDDTDDSVGFVVVLDTDSLVFSEDFVNGLGDFQTFSIASNENWEASSFADSSSIEISGFGADEASDDWLVTPVIDLTNVGNAYMVMGHERAFGGPPLQIKVSTDWDGTGTPAGGTWTDISVTLAGDSTFELIDSGIVDLSAYDGETIYIAIRYTSTGTGPGDGAIDRIHYLAVGGDTGGWAVTAELGLVYEYANGWNYSLDLGFVLPSNYPWIYQANFGFMYVIVRLPGEAMWLYSPTLGFVYVDEGDRGRFYLFDNGWTFDNFINPQG from the coding sequence ATGATAAGCAGAAAATCTATAATCACATTGGGAGCTCTCGCTTTTAGCGCGTACTCCGTACAGGGCCTTGTGCTCAACGAAATCCGCACAGACCAACCCGATAATCCGGATGATGAGGAGTTTGTTGAAATCAAGGGCACTCCCGGGGAAAGCCTGGATGATGTTTGGTTCATTTATATCGGTGACCACTCCGGTGATGGTGCCTTCAAGGGTTCCGGCGTGGTGGAACGCGCTCTGGACCTCACGGGCTATGTCATCCCGGCTGATGGTATCTTCCTCATGATCGGTCCCGCATTCGACGGTACGACGATGGGAATTGATGCCTCCCAGGTTGATTATGTTTCCGACGTTTTCGGCAATGCCTTGGAAAACTCGGATAATGTCACGGCTATGCTCGTTCGTGGTTGGACAGAAGGTGAAATCCTTGTTTTCGATGATCAGCTCGGCAATGCCGCAATCGATATCGATGACGATGATGACGGCACCCCCAACGCGGTCCTTCCGTGGACGGAAGTCATCGATGCCGTTAGCCTTGTCGAAACGGTTAATGGTGGTGAATTTTACTATGGTGAAGCGTTTGGAGGTACAAATCTCGGGCCTGACAATGGCGGTTTTGTTCCTTCGCATGCATTTCTCACAAGTGACACGGAAGAATGGACCATCGGTGCATACGTTCTTTTCGAAGAAGACTCCAATGGGAATGTAATTGGCTTGAATCCTGATGCCTCGGATACGCCAGGTACGGAGAACCCCATTGCTCCCCCTGCCTCCTTCCCTCCAAGCATTGAAGGGATTTCCGCGACCTTTGCTTCTGTTGGCGACGAAGTCACAGTCACAGGTCAAAACCTCGCCACAGCAACAGCTGTGACAATCGGGGGCGTCAATGCCAGTTTCGTCGTTAATGGCGATGCGCTCGTCGTTACGGTTCCTGAAGGGGCTGTCACGGGCGAGGTAACGGTAACCAACCCGGATGATACCGATGATTCGGTCGGCTTTGTGGTTGTTCTGGATACAGATTCCCTCGTCTTTTCGGAAGACTTCGTCAACGGCCTTGGTGATTTCCAGACCTTCAGCATTGCCTCCAATGAGAATTGGGAAGCTTCTTCCTTTGCAGATTCCAGCTCGATTGAAATCAGCGGTTTCGGTGCAGACGAAGCCTCTGATGATTGGCTCGTTACACCGGTTATTGATCTTACCAATGTCGGCAATGCCTACATGGTTATGGGCCATGAGCGTGCCTTTGGTGGACCTCCTCTTCAGATTAAGGTATCCACGGACTGGGATGGCACAGGCACTCCTGCCGGTGGAACATGGACAGACATAAGCGTAACGCTTGCTGGAGACAGCACCTTCGAGTTAATCGATTCCGGTATTGTCGATCTTTCCGCCTATGATGGAGAAACCATTTATATCGCAATACGGTATACCTCAACCGGTACTGGCCCCGGTGATGGCGCTATCGACCGCATCCATTATCTTGCCGTTGGTGGCGATACTGGCGGATGGGCGGTTACAGCTGAATTAGGTCTCGTATATGAATATGCCAACGGTTGGAACTACTCCCTTGATCTGGGATTTGTTCTGCCGAGCAACTACCCATGGATTTACCAAGCCAATTTTGGGTTCATGTATGTCATTGTCCGCTTACCCGGCGAGGCCATGTGGCTCTACAGCCCGACTCTCGGCTTTGTCTACGTGGACGAGGGTGATAGAGGTCGATTCTACTTGTTCGATAACGGATGGACTTTCGACAACTTCATCAATCCTCAAGGTTAA
- a CDS encoding endonuclease I family protein: protein MTFRLSFFRSFLLSVPFLVVCPKGSAQDYGPPEGFYNNAEGQVGTALRNELQNLIDNNQDLGYDAARTALRTLDADPEVEGNILLMYSGDSIPSFLFNTTGGWNREHLWPQSFGADAATKPGADLHHLYPADPGVNSARSNLIFDYTNPGDFNTNPKAPGSSYDSNSWEPRDEDKGRVARAMLYMDLRYDGSDSSDFVLKETANQSTTAFAKLSVLLEWHRLFPADERERRRNHLIYTGFSFGAFNFNQGNRNPFVDIPDLAEVIFTGDDYIGWGTWRWTHFSIDQLVNGLQINDLDDPDEDYRLNLIEYGVNTDPTSPETSEILNVSSFGSFGSQIRYTRQKLRQLAGVDYAVEASSTPLREETWSVLTEDDWTNFFATDQGDTELVTIALPPAAEPTWYRLRVTRETGPDSSISAAYNPVLANNPATADSIFVYQNKLNGSDFKQSPWFGSVADDHYPWVYHLEHNWLYLSATRDDAVWFFDTNLGWSFTSSDVYPYLYSFDLGGWIYFLKSTYFPNRWIYVYGQGWIQEQTLLAQST from the coding sequence ATGACATTTCGGCTTTCCTTTTTTCGGTCTTTCCTCCTCAGCGTCCCGTTTTTAGTAGTGTGCCCCAAGGGTAGCGCACAGGATTACGGCCCTCCGGAAGGTTTTTACAATAACGCAGAAGGTCAGGTGGGGACAGCCCTGCGCAATGAGCTTCAAAACCTCATCGATAATAATCAGGACCTTGGTTACGACGCTGCCAGAACAGCCCTCCGTACGCTCGATGCCGATCCGGAGGTGGAAGGCAATATTCTCCTGATGTATTCCGGTGACTCTATTCCCAGTTTTCTCTTTAATACCACAGGAGGCTGGAATCGCGAACATCTCTGGCCTCAATCATTCGGGGCGGATGCCGCCACCAAACCGGGAGCAGACCTTCACCATCTTTACCCGGCCGACCCCGGCGTGAATTCCGCCCGGAGCAATTTGATATTTGATTACACAAATCCGGGGGATTTCAACACAAACCCAAAAGCGCCCGGATCAAGCTACGACAGCAACTCCTGGGAACCGCGCGACGAGGACAAGGGGCGCGTCGCACGCGCAATGCTCTACATGGATTTGCGCTATGATGGTTCAGACTCATCTGATTTTGTCCTCAAGGAAACAGCGAATCAATCGACAACCGCCTTCGCCAAACTTTCCGTCCTTCTGGAATGGCACCGCCTCTTTCCGGCTGACGAGCGCGAACGCCGACGGAATCATCTCATCTACACCGGTTTTTCTTTCGGGGCGTTCAATTTCAATCAGGGCAACCGCAACCCCTTCGTGGATATTCCCGACCTTGCGGAAGTCATATTTACCGGTGATGACTACATCGGCTGGGGTACATGGCGATGGACTCACTTTTCTATTGATCAGCTGGTCAACGGGTTACAAATCAACGACCTCGACGATCCGGACGAAGATTACCGCCTGAACCTGATCGAATACGGGGTCAATACCGACCCCACCTCGCCGGAGACCTCAGAAATTCTTAATGTTTCCAGCTTCGGTTCATTCGGATCACAGATTCGCTACACACGCCAAAAATTGCGTCAGCTGGCCGGTGTTGATTATGCCGTGGAGGCCTCGAGCACCCCATTGCGTGAAGAAACCTGGTCGGTTCTGACGGAAGACGACTGGACCAATTTCTTCGCCACCGACCAAGGGGACACGGAATTGGTGACGATTGCTCTCCCGCCCGCTGCTGAGCCAACTTGGTACCGCCTTCGGGTCACCCGCGAAACTGGGCCAGATTCCAGTATTTCCGCCGCATACAATCCTGTGCTTGCCAACAATCCGGCAACCGCTGATTCAATCTTCGTCTATCAAAACAAGTTGAATGGCTCGGACTTCAAGCAATCGCCCTGGTTTGGTTCAGTTGCCGACGACCACTATCCGTGGGTTTATCATCTTGAGCATAACTGGCTCTACCTCTCAGCTACGCGCGATGATGCGGTCTGGTTTTTCGACACAAACCTGGGTTGGTCTTTTACCTCCTCGGATGTCTATCCGTATCTTTATAGTTTTGACCTCGGCGGATGGATTTATTTCCTGAAAAGCACCTACTTCCCTAACCGTTGGATTTACGTCTACGGCCAAGGATGGATTCAGGAGCAAACCTTGCTCGCTCAGAGCACTTAA